Proteins found in one Synechococcus sp. LA31 genomic segment:
- a CDS encoding ATP-binding cassette domain-containing protein, whose protein sequence is MLRLERVSKIYPTGEVLRDVTWEVKAGDRIGLVGVNGAGKSTQMRIIAGMEEPSSGQVVKQGDPRIVYLQQEFDVDVSRTVRQELFQAFGEAATVLNRQREVEEEMGSEKAAEDPDHLNDLIHELGSLQTRFESLHGYELDARIDKLLPTIGFTPEGAEQLVGDYSGGWQMRIALGKVLLQEPDLLLLDEPTNHLDVETIQWLEDYLVGQTCPLVVISHDRAFLDRVCNQIVETERGVSRSYLGNYSQHLELKALEREAGQAAFERQQKELATQQAYIDRFRASATRSTQAKSREKLLDKVERIEAPIESVSGPRFQFPPAPRSGRLIAEIKDLSHSYGDQILFLGSNLEVERGDRIAFVGPNGAGKSTLLRLVMGIESPDEGIASLGEHNVIAGYFEQNQAEALDLSKTVIDTLFEAVPDWTQSQVRSLLGSFCFSNDSVFKEVGKLSGGEKARLALALMLLMPCNLVVLDEPTNHLDIPAKQMLEDALIDYDGAVLVVSHDRYFISRVANKIVEIRDGELVLYRGDYAYYREKKAEEATEAESVRLAAEQEAKRKANREKQKAKTEARKQKAA, encoded by the coding sequence TTGCTCCGCCTCGAACGCGTCTCGAAGATTTACCCCACCGGTGAGGTGTTGCGGGATGTCACCTGGGAGGTGAAGGCGGGCGATCGCATCGGCCTGGTGGGCGTGAATGGCGCCGGTAAATCCACCCAGATGCGGATCATCGCTGGGATGGAAGAGCCCAGTAGCGGCCAGGTGGTGAAGCAGGGCGATCCCCGGATCGTGTATCTGCAGCAGGAATTTGATGTGGATGTCAGCCGCACCGTGCGGCAGGAGCTGTTCCAAGCCTTTGGCGAAGCGGCCACCGTGCTCAATCGCCAGCGGGAGGTGGAAGAGGAGATGGGCTCGGAGAAAGCCGCCGAAGACCCCGATCACCTCAACGATCTGATCCACGAACTCGGCAGCCTGCAGACCCGCTTCGAGAGCCTGCATGGCTACGAGCTCGATGCCCGCATCGACAAGCTGCTGCCCACCATCGGATTCACCCCCGAGGGTGCTGAGCAGCTGGTGGGCGATTACTCCGGCGGCTGGCAGATGCGCATCGCCTTGGGCAAGGTGCTGCTGCAGGAGCCGGATCTCTTGCTGCTCGACGAACCCACCAACCACCTGGATGTGGAGACGATCCAGTGGCTAGAGGACTATCTGGTGGGCCAGACCTGCCCGCTGGTGGTGATCAGCCACGACCGGGCCTTCCTCGATCGGGTCTGCAATCAGATCGTGGAAACCGAGCGGGGCGTCTCCCGCAGCTACCTGGGCAACTACAGCCAACACCTCGAGCTCAAGGCCCTGGAACGCGAAGCCGGCCAGGCCGCGTTTGAGCGGCAGCAAAAGGAGCTGGCCACCCAGCAGGCCTACATCGATCGCTTCCGCGCCAGCGCCACCCGCTCCACGCAGGCCAAGAGCCGGGAAAAACTGCTCGACAAGGTGGAACGGATCGAAGCACCGATCGAGAGCGTCAGCGGCCCGCGCTTCCAGTTCCCGCCAGCGCCGCGCAGCGGCCGGCTGATTGCCGAGATCAAAGACCTCAGCCACAGCTACGGCGATCAGATCTTGTTCTTGGGCAGCAACCTCGAGGTAGAGCGGGGCGATCGCATTGCTTTTGTCGGCCCCAACGGAGCTGGTAAATCCACCCTGCTGCGTCTGGTCATGGGGATCGAAAGCCCCGATGAAGGCATCGCAAGCCTCGGCGAGCACAACGTGATCGCCGGCTATTTCGAGCAGAACCAGGCCGAAGCGCTCGATCTCTCCAAAACGGTGATCGACACCCTCTTTGAAGCGGTTCCCGACTGGACCCAGAGCCAGGTGCGCTCCCTGCTGGGCAGCTTCTGCTTCAGCAACGATTCTGTGTTCAAGGAGGTTGGCAAGCTCTCCGGCGGCGAAAAGGCACGCCTAGCCCTGGCGCTGATGCTGCTGATGCCCTGCAATCTGGTGGTGCTGGATGAGCCCACCAACCACCTCGACATCCCGGCCAAACAGATGCTTGAGGATGCGCTGATCGACTACGACGGTGCCGTGCTGGTGGTCAGTCACGACCGGTATTTCATCTCGCGGGTAGCCAATAAAATCGTGGAAATCCGCGACGGCGAGCTGGTTCTCTACCGGGGCGATTACGCCTATTACCGCGAGAAGAAAGCCGAAGAGGCCACCGAGGCGGAAAGCGTTCGCCTCGCTGCCGAACAGGAGGCCAAGCGCAAGGCCAACCGGGAGAAGCAAAAGGCCAAGACCGAAGCCCGCAAGCAAAAGGCTGCCTGA
- a CDS encoding trypsin-like peptidase domain-containing protein — MAAAPFQLLPLALATTLIGAGLPPVLAQSPAANAVLSRQSFVADAVRRSGPAVVTIDTERTVVVPGRQVLPPFPFMDPLLRQFFGLPQGSGAIPPSQRTERGQGSGFIYESSGLLLTNAHVVEGSDRVMVGLSDGRRVEGKVVGADRVTDLAVVQLPGGSWPVAPLGNSEALQVGDWVIAVGNPFGLDQTVTLGIVSSLNRNAAKLGITDKRLELIQTDAAINPGNSGGPLLDADGAVVGINTLVRSGPGAGLGFAIPINRARSIAQQLVSKGSVSHAMIGVGLDAVRTSSGAISPGAVVRSVVPSGPAARAGLRPGDVITAVGEQPVRDPAQLTQLVERNGVGRPMNLTVQRQGLSLRLQVTPVELSTLMGSR, encoded by the coding sequence ATGGCTGCTGCACCCTTCCAGCTGTTGCCTTTGGCACTGGCCACCACGCTGATCGGTGCCGGCCTGCCACCTGTTTTGGCGCAGTCGCCTGCTGCCAATGCCGTGCTCTCGCGTCAGTCGTTTGTGGCGGATGCGGTGCGCCGCAGCGGTCCTGCAGTGGTCACCATCGACACCGAGCGAACTGTGGTGGTGCCCGGGCGGCAGGTGCTGCCGCCATTCCCGTTCATGGATCCATTGCTGCGCCAGTTCTTTGGTCTTCCCCAGGGCAGTGGAGCTATCCCGCCTTCGCAGCGCACTGAACGGGGGCAGGGCAGCGGTTTTATCTATGAATCCAGCGGTCTGCTCCTCACCAATGCCCATGTGGTGGAGGGCAGTGATCGGGTGATGGTGGGCCTGAGCGATGGCCGCCGCGTGGAAGGCAAGGTCGTGGGTGCTGATCGGGTCACCGATTTGGCGGTGGTTCAGCTGCCGGGGGGCAGTTGGCCCGTGGCGCCCCTGGGCAATTCCGAGGCTCTGCAGGTGGGCGATTGGGTGATTGCCGTTGGGAATCCTTTCGGCCTGGATCAAACGGTGACGCTCGGCATCGTGAGCAGCCTCAACCGCAATGCCGCCAAGCTGGGCATCACCGACAAGCGGCTCGAGCTGATCCAAACCGACGCCGCCATCAATCCGGGCAACTCCGGAGGTCCGCTGCTCGATGCCGATGGCGCGGTGGTGGGGATCAACACCTTGGTGCGCTCTGGGCCTGGCGCCGGTCTGGGCTTTGCGATCCCGATCAATCGCGCCCGCAGCATCGCTCAGCAGCTGGTGAGCAAAGGCAGCGTGAGCCACGCCATGATCGGTGTTGGCCTCGATGCGGTGCGCACCAGTAGCGGTGCGATCAGCCCCGGTGCTGTGGTGCGCAGCGTGGTCCCATCGGGGCCAGCCGCCAGAGCCGGTCTCAGGCCAGGCGACGTGATCACGGCGGTGGGTGAGCAGCCGGTGCGCGATCCAGCCCAGCTCACCCAATTGGTGGAACGCAATGGGGTGGGGCGTCCGATGAACCTCACCGTGCAGCGCCAGGGCCTGAGCCTCAGGCTGCAGGTGACGCCCGTTGAGCTCTCCACCTTGATGGGCTCACGTTGA
- a CDS encoding DUF2973 domain-containing protein: MRSELFATLLPLVYGACFLGLLWQAFKIMSRGFAAVPRPGDQPRAPRGDRTGRLTIHPELLDADGQLTRDDLLTVRFSGDNEQPASPNDPS; this comes from the coding sequence ATGAGATCCGAGCTGTTTGCCACGCTGCTGCCGCTGGTCTACGGGGCCTGTTTTCTGGGATTGCTGTGGCAAGCCTTCAAGATCATGAGCCGCGGCTTTGCAGCGGTGCCGCGCCCTGGTGACCAGCCCCGTGCGCCCCGTGGCGATCGCACAGGCCGGCTCACCATTCATCCCGAGCTTCTGGATGCCGACGGTCAGCTCACCCGCGACGACCTACTCACCGTGCGCTTCAGCGGCGACAACGAGCAGCCCGCCTCACCGAACGACCCCAGCTGA
- the hrpB gene encoding ATP-dependent helicase HrpB: MALPIEPLLPELVQRLTAGRSVLLQAPPGAGKTTRVPLALLEACSDKILMLEPRRLAAKAAAERLAGELGETVGERVGYRVRMESRVSAATRIEVLTDGLFLRQLQADPSLSGVGCVIFDEFHERRCEADLALALLREARELLMPELRLLVMSATLNLQPLVEQLPEAALLTSEGRSHPVALSHQQPRERELLHAQVVRALESHWLDQRADGETVLVFLPGQRQIQQTRDAIADTAWGTELELCALHGNLPLSEQSNAIRRSRQRAGKVVLATAIAESSLTIEGVSLVIDSGLSRRSRFDPVSGMESLVTVLSSQASAEQRAGRAGRLGPGRALRLWSPAEQQRRPAFDPPALMEADPAPLVLQLAQWGAGLGESLPWLEPPPAAHLLEGQELLMQLGALDANGRLNEHGRAMAALGVHPRLAHLLLRARELGAVGLGCSLAALLGERDPLRQQEAGSDLMRRIDWLRTASRDPRRQQLRQLTQQLQRQLELLGEAPAAPTEPVAALKEQAIAAELIAHAYPERVALERSPGSGRYLTRSGRGAQLPPADPLLGSPALAIAAADAASSDARIQLALPLPAASLMALAVVAGSEQGRVSWDSQQQRIRCERERCLGALVLERRSWPDAPASARRAALLEGLAELGIEALPWDDVSRQLQQRICLAHRELGAPWPDRSHAALAADPEGWLGDQLDSIRSRNDLQTLNLEEALWSDLPWEARRTLDQLLPPTLPIPSGRQARLDYSSGEPVLAVKLQELFGAASTPTVLDGRLPVTVQLLSPAGRPAAITQDLEGFWSGAYQQVRKELRGRYPRHPWPDDPANTPATALTKRALQRRQSQR; this comes from the coding sequence GTGGCCCTGCCGATCGAGCCGCTGCTACCTGAGCTGGTGCAGCGGCTCACCGCAGGGAGAAGCGTGCTCCTCCAGGCCCCCCCGGGAGCCGGGAAAACCACCCGGGTGCCACTGGCGCTACTCGAGGCCTGCAGCGACAAAATCCTGATGCTCGAGCCCCGCAGGCTGGCTGCCAAGGCGGCGGCTGAGCGCCTGGCCGGCGAACTCGGGGAAACCGTGGGTGAGCGCGTTGGCTACCGGGTACGGATGGAGAGCAGGGTTTCGGCGGCCACGCGCATTGAAGTGCTCACGGATGGCCTGTTTTTACGCCAGCTGCAGGCCGATCCAAGCCTGAGTGGCGTGGGCTGCGTGATCTTCGATGAATTTCACGAACGCCGCTGCGAAGCCGATCTAGCCCTGGCCCTGCTGCGGGAAGCCAGGGAGCTGCTGATGCCTGAGCTACGGCTTCTGGTGATGTCAGCAACCCTCAACCTGCAACCCCTGGTGGAGCAACTGCCGGAGGCGGCTTTGCTCACCAGCGAAGGGCGCAGCCATCCGGTGGCCCTTAGTCATCAGCAACCGCGTGAGCGCGAACTGCTGCACGCCCAGGTGGTGCGTGCATTGGAGAGCCACTGGCTCGACCAACGGGCCGATGGCGAAACGGTGCTCGTGTTTCTGCCCGGCCAACGCCAGATTCAGCAAACCCGCGACGCCATCGCAGACACCGCCTGGGGAACGGAGCTGGAGCTCTGCGCGCTCCACGGCAACCTGCCGCTGAGCGAGCAAAGCAACGCGATTCGCCGCAGCCGCCAGCGCGCCGGGAAGGTGGTACTAGCCACGGCCATCGCTGAAAGCTCCCTCACCATCGAAGGGGTGAGCCTGGTGATCGATAGCGGTCTCAGCCGCCGCAGCCGCTTTGATCCGGTGAGCGGCATGGAGAGCCTGGTGACCGTGCTCTCCAGCCAAGCCAGTGCCGAGCAGCGGGCAGGGCGAGCCGGGCGCCTCGGGCCTGGTCGAGCCCTGCGCCTATGGAGCCCGGCGGAGCAGCAACGCCGGCCCGCCTTTGATCCGCCGGCCCTGATGGAGGCCGACCCGGCCCCACTGGTGCTTCAGCTTGCCCAGTGGGGCGCGGGTCTAGGCGAATCCTTGCCCTGGCTTGAGCCACCACCAGCCGCCCATCTGTTGGAAGGGCAGGAGCTCCTGATGCAGCTTGGCGCCCTCGATGCCAATGGCAGGCTCAACGAACACGGCCGTGCCATGGCAGCTCTCGGCGTCCACCCACGCCTGGCCCATCTGCTACTGCGGGCACGGGAGCTGGGGGCGGTGGGGCTGGGCTGCAGCCTGGCGGCCCTGCTGGGGGAACGCGATCCCTTGCGCCAACAGGAGGCCGGCAGTGATCTGATGCGCCGGATCGACTGGTTGCGCACAGCCAGCCGCGATCCACGCCGCCAGCAGCTGCGCCAGCTCACCCAACAACTTCAGCGCCAGCTGGAGTTGTTGGGTGAGGCGCCAGCAGCTCCCACCGAGCCGGTTGCGGCATTGAAAGAGCAGGCGATTGCAGCTGAGCTGATCGCCCACGCCTATCCCGAACGGGTGGCCCTGGAGCGCAGCCCAGGTTCGGGGCGTTACCTCACCCGCAGCGGCCGCGGTGCCCAGTTACCGCCGGCTGATCCGCTGCTGGGCAGCCCCGCCCTGGCCATCGCCGCCGCCGACGCCGCCAGCAGCGATGCACGCATTCAGTTGGCTCTCCCCCTGCCCGCAGCAAGCCTGATGGCCCTTGCGGTTGTTGCCGGCAGCGAGCAAGGGCGAGTGAGCTGGGACAGCCAACAGCAACGCATCCGCTGCGAACGGGAGCGATGCCTGGGCGCCCTGGTGCTGGAGCGCCGCAGCTGGCCGGATGCACCGGCCAGTGCGAGGCGGGCGGCCTTGCTGGAGGGGTTGGCGGAGCTGGGGATCGAAGCGCTGCCCTGGGACGATGTCAGCCGGCAGTTGCAGCAAAGGATCTGCCTGGCCCATCGGGAGCTGGGAGCTCCCTGGCCTGACCGCAGCCACGCCGCACTGGCGGCAGACCCTGAAGGCTGGCTGGGGGATCAGCTCGACAGCATCCGCAGCCGCAACGACCTCCAGACCCTCAACCTGGAAGAAGCCCTCTGGAGCGACCTGCCATGGGAGGCGCGGCGCACACTGGACCAGCTCCTGCCGCCAACGCTGCCGATTCCATCCGGCCGCCAGGCCCGGCTCGATTACAGCAGTGGCGAGCCTGTGCTGGCTGTGAAGCTGCAGGAATTATTCGGAGCCGCAAGCACCCCCACCGTGCTGGATGGCCGCCTGCCAGTCACCGTTCAACTCCTCTCACCGGCGGGCCGCCCAGCCGCGATCACCCAGGATTTAGAAGGGTTTTGGAGCGGGGCCTATCAGCAGGTACGCAAGGAGCTAAGGGGGCGGTATCCCCGTCACCCCTGGCCCGATGACCCTGCAAACACCCCCGCCACTGCACTCACCAAGCGAGCCTTACAGCGGCGTCAATCCCAGAGGTGA
- a CDS encoding HAD family hydrolase, whose amino-acid sequence MSRQLLESQLSAPLPQAPELVLVTDLDGTLLGGATEERRSFYRWLAEQRERVLHVFCTGRDLASIARVLQEDEPIGLAAPHLVISDVGCTVACGCSLAPVPLAVDPIEARWQGVEAQLLPLLQGQPGLTEQPLHSERRLAYYVDPERFDHRLIPQLEAHGVDCLMSDNRYLDLLPAGVNKGSTLMALLEWLEVDRSTVVTAGDTLNDLAMFETGLKGVMVANAEAALLEHLPRLPSVYLASREGCSGIAEGLRHFGFDHLWD is encoded by the coding sequence ATGTCGCGTCAGTTGCTGGAAAGCCAGCTCTCAGCGCCGCTGCCCCAGGCGCCGGAGTTGGTGTTGGTGACTGATCTCGATGGCACCTTGCTCGGCGGGGCAACCGAGGAGCGCCGCAGTTTTTATCGATGGTTGGCCGAGCAACGCGAGCGGGTGTTGCACGTGTTCTGCACGGGACGGGATCTGGCCTCCATTGCCCGCGTGCTCCAAGAAGACGAGCCGATCGGTTTGGCAGCCCCGCATCTGGTGATTAGCGATGTGGGGTGCACCGTGGCCTGTGGTTGTTCCCTGGCGCCGGTGCCCCTGGCGGTGGACCCGATTGAAGCCCGCTGGCAGGGGGTGGAAGCGCAGTTGCTGCCGCTGCTACAGGGACAGCCCGGCCTCACCGAACAGCCGCTTCATTCGGAGCGCCGGCTGGCCTACTACGTGGATCCCGAGCGCTTTGACCATCGGTTGATCCCTCAGCTCGAGGCCCATGGCGTGGATTGCTTGATGTCTGACAACCGCTATCTCGATCTGTTGCCGGCGGGGGTGAACAAGGGCTCCACCTTGATGGCATTGCTCGAATGGCTTGAGGTGGACCGCAGCACTGTCGTCACCGCCGGTGACACCCTCAACGATTTGGCCATGTTTGAAACCGGCCTTAAGGGTGTGATGGTGGCCAATGCCGAAGCGGCATTGCTGGAGCATCTGCCTCGTCTCCCGTCGGTGTATTTGGCCTCGCGTGAGGGTTGCAGCGGCATTGCCGAGGGCCTCCGCCACTTCGGCTTTGATCACCTCTGGGATTGA
- a CDS encoding chlorophyll a/b-binding protein codes for MPDSTSTTARFGFVNFAETWNGRLAMLGFTIGLATELLTGQGILGQIGLG; via the coding sequence ATGCCCGATTCCACCTCCACGACTGCTCGCTTCGGTTTTGTGAATTTCGCCGAGACCTGGAATGGCCGCCTGGCCATGCTGGGCTTCACCATCGGCCTGGCCACCGAACTGCTCACCGGCCAAGGCATCCTCGGCCAGATCGGCCTGGGCTGA
- the xseA gene encoding exodeoxyribonuclease VII large subunit has protein sequence MSSEPGLPRYSVAELNQAVASLLERGFAPRFLLDATVSRPQLKKGHLWLTLVDEQASISGVVWASQLSKLTYRPSEGDGVLVVGKLNFWASRASLCVQILDVRPSLSAVLRQFERVRELLEPEGLLDSQRKRPLPAMPEAIALLTSSPSSALADMLRTSQERWPATKIYVVPIPVQGPVEAQVRARLAEVVARAPSLGIEAIVLARGGGSREDLAVFDAEGLARDLAACPLPVVTGLGHEDDTTIADLVADYRAATPTAAMVALLPDRQALALGLAQQRQLLKQGLLHRLQREQLWIDNALKRLETLHPRALLPQIREQLEQRLELLSALSPQRLLERGFALVHQHNGPLLRSVQQVQPGDVLQLQLADGRINSVVQTVTSKADG, from the coding sequence GTGAGTAGCGAACCAGGCCTTCCCCGTTACAGCGTCGCCGAGCTCAATCAGGCCGTTGCTTCACTGTTGGAGCGAGGGTTTGCTCCCCGCTTTCTGCTGGATGCCACCGTGTCCCGTCCACAGCTCAAAAAGGGGCATCTCTGGCTCACACTGGTGGATGAGCAGGCCTCCATCTCCGGGGTGGTGTGGGCCTCACAGCTCAGCAAGCTCACCTACCGGCCCAGCGAAGGCGATGGGGTGCTGGTGGTGGGCAAGCTCAATTTCTGGGCAAGCCGCGCCAGTCTCTGTGTTCAGATCCTTGATGTGCGGCCCAGCCTCAGCGCCGTGCTCCGGCAATTCGAACGGGTACGCGAGCTACTCGAACCGGAAGGCCTGCTCGACTCCCAGCGCAAACGTCCTTTGCCGGCGATGCCAGAGGCTATTGCCCTGCTCACGAGCTCGCCCAGCTCTGCCCTGGCCGACATGCTTCGCACCAGCCAGGAACGCTGGCCAGCCACCAAGATCTACGTGGTGCCGATTCCAGTCCAGGGACCGGTGGAGGCACAAGTCAGGGCCCGATTAGCTGAGGTGGTCGCCCGGGCGCCGTCTCTCGGGATCGAAGCCATTGTGTTGGCGCGCGGCGGCGGGAGCCGCGAAGACCTGGCGGTGTTCGATGCGGAAGGATTGGCCCGTGACCTGGCAGCCTGCCCGCTGCCGGTGGTGACCGGCCTAGGCCACGAAGACGACACGACCATCGCCGATCTCGTGGCTGACTACCGGGCCGCTACCCCTACGGCCGCCATGGTGGCGCTGCTGCCTGATCGCCAGGCCTTGGCACTCGGCCTCGCGCAACAGCGCCAGCTACTCAAACAGGGCCTGTTGCACCGCCTGCAACGGGAGCAGCTCTGGATCGACAATGCACTGAAACGACTGGAGACCTTGCACCCGCGTGCCCTGCTGCCGCAAATCCGCGAACAGTTGGAGCAACGGCTGGAACTCCTAAGCGCACTTTCGCCCCAACGACTCCTGGAGCGCGGCTTTGCTTTAGTGCATCAACACAACGGCCCACTGTTGCGCTCTGTGCAACAAGTGCAGCCTGGAGATGTGCTTCAGCTGCAGCTGGCAGACGGCAGGATCAACAGCGTTGTACAAACTGTGACGAGCAAAGCCGATGGTTGA
- the xseB gene encoding exodeoxyribonuclease VII small subunit: MVDSKPKRNRARKTNEAAEQWQSELQTLSFNEARTALELAIGKLQASDLEVEEMASLYQRAEAYAERCRNVLERVEQDVIEWDQPST, encoded by the coding sequence ATGGTTGACAGCAAACCGAAGCGCAACCGTGCGCGCAAAACCAACGAAGCGGCTGAACAATGGCAAAGCGAGCTGCAGACCCTTAGCTTCAACGAAGCACGCACCGCGCTCGAGCTGGCGATCGGGAAGCTTCAGGCCAGCGACCTTGAGGTAGAGGAAATGGCTTCGCTATACCAGCGGGCTGAGGCCTATGCCGAGCGATGCCGCAACGTGCTCGAGCGGGTGGAGCAAGACGTGATCGAATGGGACCAACCCTCCACCTAA
- a CDS encoding DUF2834 domain-containing protein, with amino-acid sequence MAQPAHPNPWLAWFYLALAIAGGVLPWMANLDFMRDYGASFDLKVFIDLANANPAAQSLSRDLLIGATAVTTWIIVESRRLQMRNLWLVLLSSVTIAFAFAAPFFLFLRERRLAELAREPETSSAIV; translated from the coding sequence ATGGCTCAACCTGCACATCCCAATCCCTGGTTGGCCTGGTTCTATCTGGCACTCGCCATCGCCGGTGGCGTGCTGCCCTGGATGGCCAACCTTGACTTTATGCGCGACTACGGAGCCAGCTTCGATCTGAAGGTCTTCATCGATCTGGCCAATGCCAACCCAGCAGCGCAATCGCTATCTAGAGATCTTCTGATCGGCGCAACTGCGGTGACCACCTGGATCATCGTGGAGAGCAGACGCTTGCAGATGCGAAATCTCTGGCTGGTGCTGCTCAGCTCGGTCACGATTGCCTTTGCCTTTGCGGCACCGTTCTTCCTCTTCTTGCGCGAGCGTCGGTTGGCCGAACTGGCCCGTGAGCCAGAGACGAGTTCAGCGATCGTCTGA
- a CDS encoding ribosomal protein L32, translating to MQRPIPWLWITVIGVLLLAPGFTARLFVDVLEGVTLLLVFGPLVLAGAGFLAWQWFKRRLVTCPACGTPSIGASVCPACGGALAAPSSTSGRSVDQPARDAVIDVQVSEVSDDR from the coding sequence ATGCAACGTCCCATTCCCTGGCTGTGGATCACCGTGATCGGCGTCTTGCTGCTGGCGCCAGGCTTCACGGCTCGTTTGTTTGTCGACGTGCTCGAGGGCGTCACGCTTCTGTTGGTTTTTGGCCCTTTAGTCTTGGCGGGTGCGGGTTTTTTGGCGTGGCAGTGGTTCAAGCGCCGCTTGGTCACTTGTCCCGCTTGCGGAACGCCCAGCATCGGTGCTTCGGTCTGTCCCGCCTGCGGCGGAGCTCTGGCGGCTCCGTCCTCCACCAGTGGCCGCTCCGTTGATCAACCAGCTCGCGATGCTGTGATCGACGTGCAGGTCAGCGAGGTTTCAGACGATCGCTGA
- a CDS encoding YihY/virulence factor BrkB family protein: MLTPSSKSSPWRSAFSLFWRSYRLWDREDCVDLSAAFAYHTLQSFFPILLIALAVASRILGGVDGLSGQLLQLADRVLPASVIPLVSTTLMKLIGQGTGAGVVGAVFLLVSSTNAYLSLQRGADRLWGFRPCSQPIDAWTTPVWRFIRARIEALGLVVLIGFFVVLDQLTTNLRLLSPGSWRLWLQNLLPTWLHLWAPVPWVVDFGLSILISCALAYALLAVLPTRHVPAKPLLPGALLIGIALTSLNAGLGRSLLSLGNRFQAYGVIGGVLLLSLWVWLVALVVYYGMALSVVASRRRDGEASVRSAPAA, translated from the coding sequence GTGTTGACGCCATCGTCGAAGTCTTCTCCTTGGCGCTCAGCGTTCAGTCTGTTTTGGCGTTCTTATAGGCTCTGGGATCGAGAGGATTGTGTTGATCTGAGTGCTGCTTTCGCATATCACACCCTGCAGTCGTTCTTCCCAATCCTGCTGATTGCTCTGGCGGTTGCAAGCCGCATTTTGGGTGGGGTCGACGGGCTCTCCGGTCAGCTGTTGCAGCTGGCTGATCGTGTGTTGCCTGCCTCAGTGATTCCGCTGGTCAGCACGACGTTGATGAAGTTGATCGGTCAGGGCACAGGTGCGGGAGTCGTTGGCGCTGTGTTTTTGTTGGTCTCGTCTACGAATGCCTATCTCAGCTTGCAGCGTGGTGCCGATCGCCTCTGGGGGTTTCGCCCTTGTTCGCAGCCAATCGATGCGTGGACGACTCCAGTGTGGCGATTTATTCGGGCTCGGATTGAGGCGCTCGGCTTGGTTGTATTGATCGGTTTCTTTGTTGTACTTGATCAGCTCACCACGAATCTGCGTTTGCTGAGTCCTGGTAGTTGGCGGCTCTGGCTGCAGAACTTGCTGCCCACCTGGTTGCATCTCTGGGCTCCTGTGCCTTGGGTGGTTGACTTTGGCCTCTCCATTCTCATCTCTTGCGCTTTGGCTTATGCCTTGTTGGCTGTGCTGCCCACACGTCATGTTCCGGCTAAGCCGCTCCTGCCAGGAGCACTCTTGATTGGCATCGCACTCACCTCCTTGAATGCTGGTCTGGGGCGCAGTTTGCTGTCTTTGGGGAATCGATTTCAGGCGTATGGTGTGATCGGTGGTGTGTTGCTGTTGAGTTTGTGGGTCTGGCTCGTGGCTCTTGTTGTGTATTACGGGATGGCGCTGAGTGTTGTTGCGAGTCGTCGTCGCGATGGCGAGGCATCCGTACGGTCAGCTCCTGCCGCTTAG
- a CDS encoding inositol monophosphatase family protein: protein MTASPIRMPAGLDDLGLLLDQVAQRQRQDFGQLDSEAKADGSLITACDRWSDAALVEGLAQLYPGEGVLSEEGSQCVPGSDAFWVVDPLDGTTNFAAGIPYWAISLARFERGVPVLAVLDVPPLRQRIVAIRGGGAWRKHNKLQPPAARNQVAGCASLCSRSIGVLQKLPNQRFPGKIRLLGVASLNLVSVGMGQTISALEATPKIWDLAAAWLVLQELNCPVRWLVRDPAQLHAGEDLSQANFPVLAARDQSTLATFKPWADALVSPA from the coding sequence ATGACTGCATCGCCGATTCGCATGCCGGCTGGCCTGGATGACCTTGGGCTTCTCCTGGATCAGGTGGCCCAGAGGCAGCGCCAGGATTTTGGGCAGTTGGATTCGGAAGCCAAAGCCGATGGCAGCCTGATCACGGCCTGTGATCGCTGGAGCGATGCCGCGCTAGTGGAGGGGCTGGCTCAGCTTTATCCCGGTGAAGGGGTGCTGAGCGAGGAGGGCAGCCAGTGCGTGCCGGGCTCAGATGCTTTCTGGGTGGTGGATCCCCTCGATGGCACCACCAACTTCGCGGCCGGCATTCCTTACTGGGCGATTTCCCTGGCCCGCTTTGAGCGTGGAGTCCCCGTTTTGGCTGTTCTGGATGTGCCGCCACTCCGCCAACGGATCGTGGCGATCCGGGGTGGCGGCGCTTGGCGTAAGCACAACAAACTTCAGCCTCCGGCGGCGCGTAATCAGGTGGCGGGCTGCGCCTCGTTGTGCAGTCGCTCGATCGGGGTGTTGCAGAAGCTGCCCAATCAGCGCTTCCCCGGCAAGATCCGCCTGTTGGGTGTGGCCAGCCTCAATCTGGTGAGTGTCGGGATGGGCCAAACCATCTCTGCTCTAGAGGCCACGCCCAAGATCTGGGATCTGGCGGCAGCTTGGCTTGTGCTGCAGGAACTGAACTGTCCGGTGCGCTGGTTGGTCCGTGATCCAGCTCAGCTGCATGCGGGTGAGGATCTCTCGCAGGCCAACTTCCCTGTGCTGGCGGCGCGCGATCAGAGCACCCTGGCCACGTTCAAGCCCTGGGCTGACGCCTTGGTGTCGCCTGCTTGA